In a genomic window of Occallatibacter riparius:
- a CDS encoding RDD family protein, which produces MKLSTLGQPHPEAAWKQEVARRIAAHKNRKGASAPEEPAQAHNFGSSLAAQAASRVAARFAQAPSYTEMQAEEARLAVRAAEIATKVALEAQAAAEEALAEMHAAAAEQKRGPAVVESIASARVEAVEEIAVSVAEPEMVSVPEPVWMSEAVAEVVSEPFATVPVQTAESAPESVITQHVVDGRSFGIRWESDAAVRVLQPRHAPAPEPFEIDREDWWTPAEVSATLRNEPIAIESDAGTANLIAFPREIIATRKMRPRLAEPVTAAATERQLSIFEVDPGTVSTEPEPVADPWPAQEWAPAGWNSATVSETAHWPVEQVSGPKWSGMELDAHPVVERRTEPEAVRAKQEVHLASLGYRLMAMAVDGGLILAGFFAVAIMLSSSVQPLSPRSAEVFAVLGLAFAGLAYNALFLGLGVSTPGMRYAGIALSTFEDEVPTRAQLRRRLGAMVLSLAPVALGLVWSVFDEDHLSWHDRFSETYLRKR; this is translated from the coding sequence ATGAAATTGAGCACACTCGGACAGCCCCATCCCGAGGCCGCGTGGAAGCAGGAAGTCGCTCGCCGCATTGCCGCGCATAAAAACCGCAAAGGAGCGTCCGCTCCCGAAGAGCCCGCGCAGGCGCACAACTTTGGCAGCAGCCTGGCTGCGCAGGCCGCGTCGCGCGTTGCCGCGCGCTTTGCCCAGGCTCCGAGCTATACAGAGATGCAGGCTGAGGAAGCGCGCCTCGCGGTGCGCGCCGCAGAGATCGCGACGAAGGTGGCGCTCGAAGCGCAGGCTGCGGCCGAAGAGGCGCTTGCCGAAATGCACGCCGCAGCAGCAGAGCAGAAACGCGGCCCCGCCGTGGTGGAGAGCATCGCAAGCGCCCGCGTTGAAGCGGTGGAGGAGATCGCCGTCTCGGTTGCGGAGCCGGAGATGGTCTCTGTGCCGGAGCCCGTGTGGATGAGCGAGGCGGTGGCTGAAGTTGTGTCCGAGCCTTTTGCCACAGTGCCTGTGCAGACGGCTGAGTCTGCCCCGGAGTCGGTGATCACGCAACACGTCGTGGATGGCCGGAGCTTTGGAATTCGCTGGGAGTCGGATGCGGCTGTGCGCGTATTGCAGCCAAGGCACGCGCCCGCTCCAGAGCCTTTTGAAATTGACCGTGAAGACTGGTGGACGCCGGCGGAGGTGAGCGCGACGCTGCGCAATGAGCCGATCGCCATAGAGTCTGACGCGGGCACCGCAAACCTGATCGCGTTCCCACGCGAGATTATCGCCACGCGCAAGATGCGCCCGCGCCTTGCGGAACCCGTGACTGCCGCCGCGACAGAGCGACAGCTCAGCATCTTTGAAGTCGATCCGGGTACCGTCTCGACTGAACCTGAGCCAGTGGCCGACCCCTGGCCTGCACAGGAGTGGGCGCCGGCTGGTTGGAACTCGGCGACAGTGTCTGAGACCGCGCACTGGCCAGTTGAGCAGGTGTCAGGGCCCAAGTGGTCGGGCATGGAGCTGGATGCCCACCCGGTGGTGGAACGCCGCACTGAGCCCGAGGCGGTGCGGGCAAAGCAGGAAGTTCACCTGGCCAGCCTGGGCTACCGCCTGATGGCGATGGCAGTGGACGGCGGCCTGATCCTGGCCGGCTTTTTTGCCGTGGCGATCATGCTTTCCTCCAGTGTGCAGCCGCTTTCGCCACGCTCAGCGGAGGTCTTCGCGGTGCTGGGCCTGGCTTTTGCAGGGTTAGCCTATAACGCGCTGTTCCTGGGATTGGGCGTGTCGACCCCCGGCATGCGTTATGCGGGGATCGCGCTGAGCACGTTCGAAGATGAAGTGCCGACGCGCGCGCAGTTGCGCCGCCGCCTGGGCGCGATGGTACTCTCGCTGGCTCCGGTGGCGCTGGGCCTGGTCTGGTCGGTGTTCGATGAAGATCACCTGAGCTGGCATGACCGGTTCTCGGAAACTTATCTGCGCAAGCGATAG